In the Streptomyces sp. BHT-5-2 genome, one interval contains:
- a CDS encoding RNA repair domain-containing protein, producing MRTSDEIYHRVRWDSRFDPTRFVLGISQRRDAVKRVPLPSFVPGGDIPWHRVMFIEADGEVVWDRATGVDRIDASGAGRVRAPQADPSFARSEPAGVLDVSPTARTAVAWIPPAELWPPIQDIRRDYDPQIHRWPPHVNVLFGFVPESDFERAAPLLAAATAETPVFTARLGGVRTFRQRAYVTVWLDPTAAGEAPWVDLHRVLQQRFPRCRGPAKNFTPHLSLGRTRDPRRVTADCATRLDAMTATVWELVLLSRSGVGPMRARATVALRTGEVRWLPAPGLEAPGPEDTAWLSEITDR from the coding sequence ATGCGAACCAGCGACGAGATCTATCACCGGGTCCGCTGGGACTCGCGGTTCGACCCCACCCGGTTCGTGCTGGGGATCAGCCAGCGCAGGGATGCCGTCAAACGCGTCCCGCTGCCTTCCTTTGTGCCCGGGGGCGACATCCCGTGGCACCGGGTGATGTTCATCGAGGCGGACGGCGAGGTGGTCTGGGACCGGGCCACAGGTGTGGACCGCATCGACGCGTCGGGGGCCGGCCGGGTGCGGGCCCCACAAGCGGACCCGAGCTTCGCCAGGAGCGAGCCCGCCGGCGTCCTCGATGTGTCCCCGACGGCCCGCACGGCGGTGGCCTGGATCCCGCCTGCGGAGCTGTGGCCGCCGATCCAGGACATCCGCCGGGATTACGATCCACAGATCCACCGCTGGCCGCCGCACGTCAATGTGCTCTTCGGTTTCGTCCCGGAGTCCGACTTCGAGCGGGCGGCCCCGTTGCTCGCCGCAGCGACGGCTGAGACGCCGGTCTTCACCGCCCGGCTGGGCGGGGTGCGCACCTTCCGGCAAAGGGCGTACGTCACCGTGTGGCTCGACCCGACGGCGGCCGGCGAAGCACCGTGGGTGGATCTGCACCGCGTACTGCAGCAGCGGTTCCCGCGGTGTCGTGGGCCCGCAAAGAACTTCACCCCACATCTGTCCCTGGGCCGGACCCGGGATCCGCGGCGAGTCACCGCAGACTGCGCCACCCGGCTCGACGCCATGACGGCGACGGTCTGGGAACTCGTCCTGCTCTCACGCAGCGGCGTCGGGCCGATGAGGGCACGGGCCACGGTCGCCCTGCGCACGGGCGAGGTCCGCTGGCTGCCCGCGCCCGGCCTCGAAGCGCCGGGCCCGGAGGACACGGCATGGCTCTCCGAGATCACCGACAGGTGA
- a CDS encoding HAD family hydrolase codes for MRAVLIFDADDTLWENNVIFERVIDEFTGWLAGPGMDRGAVRSVLNGIEAANAVTLGYGSRVFLRSLGECLERVRGRAATAAERARIAGWQAAFAGDRVELIAGVAETLAELAGRHELLLLTKGDQEEQRRKVNASGLTGHFRGVHIVPEKNVAAYEELTRAYGLVPERTWMIGNSPKSDILPARSAGLNAVYIPHDHTWVLEHEELDPADAKVLRLGAFGELVRHF; via the coding sequence GTGCGGGCTGTGTTGATCTTCGATGCGGACGACACGTTGTGGGAGAACAACGTGATCTTCGAGCGGGTGATCGACGAGTTCACGGGGTGGCTGGCCGGGCCGGGGATGGACCGGGGGGCGGTGCGGTCCGTGCTGAACGGGATCGAGGCGGCGAACGCGGTGACGCTGGGGTACGGGAGCCGGGTGTTCCTGCGGAGCCTCGGGGAGTGCCTGGAGCGGGTGCGGGGGCGGGCGGCCACGGCGGCGGAGCGGGCGCGGATCGCCGGGTGGCAGGCGGCGTTCGCCGGGGACCGGGTGGAGTTGATCGCGGGGGTGGCCGAGACGCTGGCGGAGCTGGCGGGGCGGCACGAGTTGCTGCTGCTGACCAAGGGGGACCAGGAGGAGCAGCGGCGGAAGGTGAACGCGTCGGGCCTGACCGGGCACTTCCGCGGGGTGCACATCGTGCCGGAGAAGAACGTGGCCGCGTACGAGGAGTTGACCCGGGCCTACGGGCTGGTGCCGGAGCGGACGTGGATGATCGGGAACTCCCCGAAGTCGGACATCCTGCCGGCGCGGTCGGCGGGGCTGAACGCGGTGTACATCCCGCACGACCACACCTGGGTGCTGGAGCACGAGGAGTTGGATCCGGCGGATGCGAAGGTGCTGCGGCTGGGGGCGTTCGGGGAGTTGGTGCGGCACTTCTAG
- a CDS encoding ABC-F family ATP-binding cassette domain-containing protein — MSKPPAASAAAVVCTNTGFAWPDGTPVLDGFQFSVGPGRTGLVGLNGSGKSTLLKLIAGELTATAGSVKAVGEVGYLPQHASLDTHLRVDEALGIAATRAALHAIENGDPSEEHFASVGDDWDVEERARATLDQLGLHAIGLDRTVGELSGGESVLLRLAALLLRRPDVLLLDEPTNNLDLPARRRLYDTVATWSGVLLVVSHDRELLEHVDRIADLRAGEVHWYGGNFSAYEQALAVEQEAAERMVRAAESDVARQQRELADARVKLARRVRYGNKMYAQKREPKIVMNARKGEAQVSAGKHRALHTERLQEARERLDEAVEAVRDDDEIRVDLPYTAVPPGRTVLTATGLRTRHGTRADLEIRGPERIALTGRNGSGKTTLLRTLTGDLRPAAGTAEVHVPHRFLPQRLDEVLDHDLTVVENVARYAPEATNNRIRARLARFLFKGARADQQTGTLSGGERFRAALAALMLAEPAPQFLLLDEPTNNLDMSSVRRLVTALHSYEGALLVVSHDPRFLRELSLTRWLTLESGTLTPADPL, encoded by the coding sequence ATGTCAAAGCCCCCCGCCGCGTCCGCCGCGGCCGTCGTCTGCACCAACACCGGCTTCGCCTGGCCCGACGGCACCCCCGTCCTGGACGGCTTCCAGTTCTCCGTCGGCCCCGGCCGCACCGGCCTGGTCGGTCTCAACGGATCGGGAAAGTCAACCCTGTTGAAGCTGATCGCCGGTGAACTCACCGCCACCGCCGGCAGCGTCAAGGCCGTCGGCGAGGTCGGCTACCTCCCGCAGCACGCCTCCCTCGACACCCACCTGAGGGTCGACGAGGCGCTCGGCATCGCCGCCACCCGAGCCGCCCTGCACGCCATCGAGAACGGCGACCCGAGCGAGGAACACTTCGCGTCCGTCGGCGACGACTGGGACGTCGAGGAGCGCGCCCGCGCCACCCTCGACCAACTCGGTCTGCACGCCATCGGCCTCGACCGCACCGTCGGCGAGCTCTCCGGCGGCGAGTCCGTGCTGCTCCGGCTGGCCGCCCTGCTGCTCCGCCGCCCGGACGTGCTGCTCCTCGACGAACCCACCAACAACCTCGACCTGCCCGCCCGCCGCCGCCTCTACGACACGGTCGCCACCTGGTCCGGGGTCCTCCTCGTCGTCAGCCACGACCGCGAACTCCTCGAACACGTCGACCGGATCGCCGACCTCCGAGCCGGAGAAGTCCACTGGTACGGCGGCAACTTCAGCGCCTACGAACAGGCCCTCGCCGTCGAGCAGGAGGCGGCCGAGCGGATGGTGCGCGCCGCCGAGTCCGACGTCGCGCGCCAGCAGCGCGAACTGGCCGACGCCCGGGTCAAACTGGCCCGCCGGGTCCGCTACGGCAACAAGATGTACGCCCAGAAACGCGAACCCAAGATCGTCATGAACGCCCGCAAGGGGGAGGCCCAGGTCTCCGCCGGCAAACACCGCGCCCTGCACACCGAACGCCTCCAGGAGGCCAGGGAGCGGCTCGACGAGGCCGTCGAGGCCGTCCGCGACGACGACGAGATCCGCGTCGACCTCCCGTACACCGCCGTCCCGCCCGGCCGCACCGTCCTCACCGCCACCGGCCTGCGCACCCGCCACGGCACCCGCGCCGACCTGGAGATCCGCGGCCCCGAACGGATCGCGCTCACCGGCCGCAACGGCTCCGGCAAGACCACCCTGCTCCGCACCCTCACCGGCGACCTCCGGCCGGCCGCCGGCACCGCGGAGGTCCACGTCCCGCACCGCTTCCTCCCGCAGCGCCTCGACGAGGTCCTCGACCACGACCTCACCGTCGTCGAGAACGTCGCCCGCTACGCCCCGGAGGCCACCAACAACCGCATCCGCGCCCGCCTCGCCCGCTTCCTCTTCAAGGGCGCCCGCGCCGACCAGCAGACCGGCACCCTCTCCGGCGGCGAACGCTTCCGGGCCGCCCTGGCCGCCCTGATGCTCGCCGAACCGGCCCCCCAGTTCCTGCTCCTCGACGAACCCACCAACAACCTCGACATGTCCTCCGTCCGCCGCCTGGTCACCGCCCTGCACTCCTACGAGGGCGCCCTCCTCGTGGTCAGCCACGACCCCCGCTTCCTGCGCGAACTCTCGCTCACCCGCTGGCTGACCCTCGAATCCGGCACCCTCACCCCCGCCGACCCGCTCTGA
- a CDS encoding cytochrome P450 has protein sequence MSPTNPSPRTGAGTVRTSSATVRRPVPGPAGLPVIGSLLDLHRDSLGAFLSARREHGDVVRLEAGPPGFRSVFYAVFAPEGVQQILAAQAANFRKDHPFYEEVRQSFGNGLLTSQDADYLRQRRLVQPLFTRRRVDGYATAVTTEADAVATRWRSAGDGVVDLVPEMNRLALRTVARILFGVDAEVATTAIHRCAPVVNDYVVRRAYAPVKVPRDWPTPRNLRNRRVTAELNALCDRIVAERRTASGTATGEPNHNDLLSLLAAAGNDEDGTLDATEVREQVLIFLLAGHETTATSMAFTLHLLARHPDEQSRIRAELARVLGDRTPTAADLDRLPLLGRALKESMRLYPAAPVVSRRAVEATEVAGFPLPAGADVVVSPWVTHRHPDLWEDPERFDPERFTPEREAERHRYAWFPFGGGPRACIGQHFSMLESVLALATLLRSHELTALDREVPVAAGITLQATGPARVRLRVL, from the coding sequence ATGTCCCCGACCAACCCTTCGCCCCGTACCGGCGCCGGCACCGTACGCACCTCCTCGGCCACCGTCCGGCGCCCGGTCCCCGGCCCCGCCGGCCTCCCCGTGATCGGCTCCCTGCTCGACCTGCACCGCGACTCGCTCGGCGCCTTCTTGAGCGCCCGGCGCGAACACGGAGACGTGGTCCGCCTGGAGGCCGGCCCGCCCGGCTTCCGCAGCGTCTTCTACGCGGTCTTCGCGCCCGAGGGCGTCCAGCAGATCCTCGCCGCCCAGGCCGCCAACTTCCGCAAGGACCACCCGTTCTACGAGGAGGTCCGCCAGTCGTTCGGCAACGGCCTGCTCACCAGCCAGGACGCCGACTACCTCCGGCAGCGCCGGCTGGTGCAACCGCTGTTCACCAGGCGCCGGGTCGACGGCTACGCCACGGCGGTCACCACCGAGGCCGACGCGGTCGCCACCCGCTGGCGCTCGGCCGGGGACGGCGTGGTCGACCTCGTCCCCGAGATGAACCGGCTCGCCCTGCGCACCGTCGCCCGCATCCTCTTCGGCGTCGACGCGGAGGTCGCGACCACGGCCATCCACCGCTGCGCGCCCGTCGTCAACGACTACGTCGTCCGCCGCGCCTACGCCCCCGTGAAGGTCCCGCGCGACTGGCCCACCCCCAGGAACCTCCGCAACCGCCGGGTCACCGCCGAACTCAACGCGCTCTGCGACCGGATCGTCGCCGAGCGCCGCACCGCCTCCGGCACCGCCACCGGGGAGCCAAACCACAACGACCTGCTCTCCCTGCTCGCCGCGGCCGGCAACGACGAGGACGGCACCCTCGACGCCACCGAGGTCCGCGAACAGGTCCTGATCTTCCTGCTGGCCGGCCACGAGACCACCGCCACCTCGATGGCCTTCACCCTCCACCTGCTGGCCCGGCACCCCGACGAACAGTCCCGGATCCGCGCCGAACTCGCCCGGGTGCTCGGCGACCGTACCCCCACCGCCGCCGACCTGGACCGACTGCCGCTGCTCGGCCGGGCGTTGAAGGAGTCCATGCGGCTCTACCCGGCGGCCCCGGTCGTCAGCCGCCGCGCCGTCGAGGCCACCGAGGTCGCCGGCTTCCCCCTCCCGGCCGGCGCCGATGTCGTCGTCTCCCCCTGGGTCACCCACCGCCACCCGGACCTGTGGGAGGACCCCGAGCGGTTCGACCCGGAGCGCTTCACCCCCGAGCGCGAGGCCGAGCGCCACCGCTACGCCTGGTTCCCGTTCGGCGGCGGCCCGCGCGCCTGCATCGGCCAGCACTTCTCGATGCTGGAGTCCGTCCTGGCCCTGGCGACCCTGCTCCGTTCCCACGAACTGACCGCCCTCGACCGGGAGGTGCCGGTCGCCGCCGGCATCACCCTCCAGGCCACCGGCCCGGCCCGGGTACGCCTCCGCGTGCTGTAG
- a CDS encoding (2Fe-2S) ferredoxin domain-containing protein, with the protein MIEKQVGRAGRATAQQCRVTVCRGCCCGDGAKIPGVDHAGQIPRLRAALDGAAPVRASECLDVCDQANVVVVQPSADGRAAGGRPVWLGLVNDDAALADIAAWIRAGGPGLAEPPGVLDLYAFTVSRRVREQLEK; encoded by the coding sequence ATGATCGAAAAGCAGGTCGGGCGGGCGGGGCGGGCCACCGCACAGCAGTGCCGGGTGACCGTCTGCCGCGGCTGCTGCTGCGGGGACGGGGCGAAGATCCCGGGGGTCGACCACGCCGGGCAGATCCCGCGGCTGCGGGCGGCGCTGGACGGGGCGGCACCGGTCCGGGCCTCGGAGTGCCTGGACGTCTGCGACCAGGCGAACGTGGTCGTGGTGCAGCCCTCGGCGGACGGGCGGGCCGCGGGCGGGCGACCGGTGTGGCTGGGCCTGGTCAACGACGACGCGGCGCTGGCGGACATCGCCGCCTGGATACGGGCCGGCGGGCCGGGCCTCGCGGAGCCGCCCGGCGTACTGGACCTGTACGCGTTCACGGTGTCGCGACGGGTGCGGGAGCAGCTGGAGAAGTAG
- a CDS encoding response regulator transcription factor produces the protein MGPASGPPHRVLVVADEPAVATAVTAGLARAGHTTACATDGFTALELAADFRPHAVVLDPALPGIDGLELRRRLRRRAGGPSVPVVPLTEGGPVGMRELVARVAEALRGGGGAGGDVAPADRSSAVLRAGEVTADTGTGRALRVGRELALSEDEFALLVFLMRHPGRVFSREQLLKRVWGRDFGDLSAVAARMARLRAELDGAAPDPGAPRLLTEVWGSGYRFDPGGGEVVSVGTGTETMLGMGMGAV, from the coding sequence GTGGGGCCGGCATCCGGGCCGCCGCACCGTGTCCTGGTCGTCGCGGACGAGCCGGCCGTCGCCACGGCCGTCACCGCCGGACTCGCCCGCGCCGGCCACACCACCGCCTGCGCCACCGACGGCTTCACCGCCCTCGAACTCGCCGCGGACTTCCGCCCGCACGCCGTCGTCCTCGATCCGGCGCTGCCGGGCATCGACGGCCTGGAGCTGCGCCGCCGGCTGCGGCGGCGCGCGGGCGGGCCGTCGGTTCCCGTGGTGCCGTTGACCGAGGGCGGGCCCGTAGGGATGCGGGAACTTGTGGCGCGGGTGGCGGAGGCGTTGCGCGGGGGCGGAGGTGCGGGAGGGGACGTGGCACCGGCCGACCGGTCCTCGGCCGTCCTGCGGGCCGGGGAGGTGACCGCCGACACCGGGACCGGGCGGGCGCTCCGCGTCGGACGTGAACTCGCCCTGTCGGAGGACGAGTTCGCGCTGCTGGTGTTTCTGATGCGGCACCCGGGGCGGGTGTTCTCCCGGGAGCAGCTGCTCAAGCGGGTCTGGGGACGGGACTTCGGCGACCTGTCGGCGGTGGCGGCGCGCATGGCGCGGCTGCGGGCGGAGCTGGACGGGGCGGCGCCGGATCCGGGCGCGCCCCGGCTGCTGACGGAGGTGTGGGGGTCCGGATACCGCTTCGATCCCGGGGGCGGAGAGGTGGTGTCCGTGGGGACGGGGACGGAAACGATGCTGGGGATGGGAATGGGGGCGGTGTAG
- a CDS encoding MFS transporter, protein MSGLLRRHRDFRLLWCGEVAGKFGAAVTGVAMPLTAVAALRADAFAAGLLSACGWLPWLLIGLPVGAWVDRVRRRPLMLGAAVLSMVVFAAVPVLTWCGGPSLGLLIGAALLSGAAAVVFQTAYSAYLPGLLAPADQPEGNAKLHGSASAAQLAGQGAGGFLVQLAGAANGLFANAATFLVSLLCLLGIRHREARPAGTGERAARSLRGEVSEGLRLVAGDVWLRTLTLFGAASNLALMGYQSILPVFLVREAGLTPGTVGTVLAVASTGGVAGAFAVRRVAARLGTARATLLFELGLPAAALLIPLTTSGPGAVLYVVGGFGVTAGVVGGNILKAGFQQAYCPPALLGRVTAGSAFLNYGTLPLGALLGGALGTAFGVRTAIWITTAGVPLAALILLASPIRTARDLPSRRPEESACTDACTDAGTGAGTDVATDADVKADGHADKKPDTPDRDRLARP, encoded by the coding sequence GTGAGCGGCCTGCTCCGCCGCCACCGCGACTTCCGGTTGCTGTGGTGCGGGGAGGTCGCGGGCAAGTTCGGGGCCGCGGTCACCGGGGTGGCGATGCCGCTGACCGCCGTCGCCGCCCTGCGTGCCGACGCCTTCGCGGCCGGCCTGCTGAGCGCCTGCGGCTGGCTGCCCTGGCTGCTGATCGGGCTGCCGGTCGGAGCCTGGGTGGACCGGGTCCGCCGCCGCCCCCTGATGCTGGGAGCCGCGGTGCTCTCCATGGTGGTGTTCGCCGCGGTCCCCGTCCTCACCTGGTGCGGCGGGCCGAGCCTCGGCCTGCTGATCGGCGCGGCCCTGCTGAGCGGCGCCGCCGCGGTGGTCTTCCAGACCGCGTACAGCGCCTACCTCCCCGGCCTCCTCGCCCCCGCCGACCAGCCCGAGGGCAACGCCAAGCTGCACGGCAGCGCCTCGGCGGCGCAGCTGGCCGGGCAGGGCGCCGGCGGCTTCCTGGTCCAACTCGCCGGCGCCGCGAACGGGTTGTTCGCCAACGCGGCCACCTTCCTGGTCTCCCTGCTCTGCCTGCTCGGCATCCGGCACCGCGAGGCGCGCCCGGCCGGCACGGGGGAGCGCGCCGCGCGGTCCCTGCGGGGCGAGGTGTCCGAGGGGCTGCGGCTGGTCGCCGGCGACGTCTGGCTCCGTACGCTGACGCTCTTCGGCGCCGCCTCCAACCTCGCCCTGATGGGATACCAGTCGATCCTGCCGGTCTTCCTGGTGCGCGAGGCCGGGCTGACGCCGGGCACCGTCGGCACCGTGCTGGCGGTGGCGAGCACCGGCGGGGTCGCGGGCGCCTTCGCCGTCCGCCGGGTCGCCGCCCGGCTCGGCACCGCCCGCGCCACCCTGCTCTTCGAACTCGGCCTGCCCGCCGCGGCGTTGCTCATCCCGCTCACCACCTCGGGGCCCGGCGCCGTCCTGTACGTCGTCGGCGGCTTCGGCGTCACCGCGGGCGTGGTCGGCGGAAACATCCTCAAAGCCGGCTTCCAGCAGGCGTACTGTCCGCCGGCGCTGCTCGGCCGGGTGACCGCCGGCTCCGCCTTCCTCAACTACGGCACGCTGCCGCTGGGCGCCCTGCTCGGCGGCGCGCTCGGCACCGCCTTCGGCGTCCGCACGGCCATCTGGATCACTACCGCCGGCGTCCCGCTCGCCGCCCTGATCCTCCTGGCCTCACCGATCCGCACGGCCCGCGACCTCCCGTCCCGCCGCCCGGAGGAGAGCGCCTGCACGGACGCCTGCACGGACGCAGGCACGGGCGCAGGCACGGACGTCGCTACGGACGCCGACGTGAAGGCCGACGGGCACGCCGACAAGAAGCCGGACACGCCCGACCGCGACCGGCTCGCCCGGCCCTGA
- a CDS encoding winged helix-turn-helix domain-containing protein: protein MSHDDVPEGDRPAGGGAPAPRPTRRMDARSLRGIAHPLRMRILELLTLDGPDTATGLSRRLGENTGTVSWHLRHLADHGFIEEETGRGTRRERWWRAAAVSHRLDTTDFRDDPDARGPLSVYVHEIVQQHFNQVVDYLADDWGPEWRDAGAVAQWHDLALTPDQLTAMNQELAQVVERYRGVATADGAGGGGEGGVPAAQPVIVQLQSFPRRPRADVPPRHDTAHRDRTDRTDRIDRTNP, encoded by the coding sequence ATGAGCCATGACGACGTGCCCGAAGGTGACCGCCCCGCAGGGGGCGGCGCCCCCGCGCCCCGCCCCACCCGCCGGATGGACGCCCGCAGCCTGCGCGGCATCGCCCACCCGCTGCGGATGCGCATCCTGGAGCTGCTGACCCTCGACGGCCCGGACACCGCCACCGGTCTCTCCCGCCGGCTCGGCGAGAACACCGGCACGGTCAGCTGGCACCTGCGCCACCTCGCCGACCACGGCTTCATCGAGGAGGAGACCGGCCGGGGCACCCGGCGCGAGCGCTGGTGGCGGGCGGCGGCGGTCTCCCACCGGCTCGACACCACCGACTTCCGCGACGACCCGGACGCCCGTGGCCCGCTCTCGGTCTACGTCCACGAGATCGTCCAACAGCACTTCAACCAGGTCGTCGACTACCTCGCCGACGACTGGGGCCCGGAGTGGCGCGACGCCGGCGCCGTCGCCCAGTGGCACGACCTCGCGCTGACGCCCGATCAACTCACCGCGATGAACCAGGAATTGGCGCAGGTCGTGGAGCGGTATCGGGGCGTCGCCACGGCGGACGGCGCAGGGGGCGGCGGGGAAGGCGGCGTGCCCGCCGCGCAGCCCGTGATCGTCCAGCTACAGTCCTTCCCCCGTAGGCCGCGGGCCGACGTTCCACCGCGGCACGACACCGCGCACCGGGACCGCACCGACCGCACCGACCGCATCGACCGGACCAACCCGTGA
- a CDS encoding DMT family transporter has protein sequence MTVILLALAAACCLGTGFVLQQIAAQHAPPQDYLSFRLLLDLVRMPRWVAGIALMVTGMALGAVALGMGDITLVEPLMATNLLFAMALARRISRQRLGRSGWAGLWLLAGGVTAFIVAGQPHGGHNSEVGQLAQWLIMGGVLGVALVLAAVAKRERVHVSLEAALLGVAAGLLYGLQDALTRISGLRFTAGGWRALLTSWQPYAIVVLGVLALVMVQSAFESAPLRMSLPALTAAQPLAGIACGVGFLGDQLRVTPGALAFQAAGIVAVVAGIVLIGSHPAMPPGSGAADDVRELQPR, from the coding sequence GTGACGGTGATCCTGCTCGCCCTTGCCGCGGCATGCTGTCTGGGCACCGGGTTCGTCCTCCAGCAGATCGCGGCGCAGCACGCCCCGCCGCAGGACTACCTCTCCTTCCGGCTGCTGCTCGACCTGGTGCGGATGCCGCGCTGGGTGGCCGGGATCGCGCTGATGGTGACGGGGATGGCGCTGGGCGCGGTGGCGCTGGGGATGGGCGACATCACCCTGGTCGAGCCGCTGATGGCGACGAACCTGCTGTTCGCGATGGCACTGGCGCGCCGGATCTCCCGGCAGCGGCTGGGCCGCAGCGGGTGGGCCGGCCTGTGGCTGCTGGCCGGCGGGGTGACCGCGTTCATCGTGGCCGGGCAGCCGCACGGCGGGCACAACAGCGAGGTGGGGCAGCTGGCCCAGTGGCTGATCATGGGCGGGGTGCTGGGCGTCGCCCTGGTGCTGGCGGCGGTCGCCAAACGGGAGCGGGTGCACGTCAGTCTGGAGGCCGCGCTGCTGGGGGTGGCGGCCGGGCTGCTGTACGGACTCCAGGACGCGTTGACGCGGATCAGCGGACTGCGGTTCACGGCGGGCGGCTGGCGCGCGCTGCTGACCAGTTGGCAACCGTACGCGATCGTGGTGCTCGGGGTGCTGGCGCTGGTGATGGTGCAGAGCGCGTTCGAGTCGGCGCCGTTGCGGATGTCGCTGCCCGCGCTGACCGCCGCGCAGCCGCTGGCGGGAATCGCCTGCGGGGTGGGTTTCCTGGGCGACCAGCTGCGGGTGACGCCCGGGGCGCTGGCCTTCCAGGCGGCCGGGATCGTGGCGGTGGTGGCGGGGATCGTGCTGATCGGCAGCCATCCGGCGATGCCGCCCGGGAGCGGCGCGGCCGACGACGTACGGGAACTCCAGCCGCGCTGA
- a CDS encoding NUDIX domain-containing protein, producing the protein MTDQRPVSEREPLNADEILDVVDEHDRVVGQAPRAVTYARRLRTRCAFVLVRDAEDRIFVHRRTPRKLVFPSHYDMFVGGVVGTGESYDEAAVREAEEELGVSGLARPEPLFRFLYETPEHTWWSAVYEVRCTLPVAPQEAEIDWHAFLPEEELARRLEEWPWTPDGLAAYRELTARRAAGEI; encoded by the coding sequence ATGACCGATCAGCGACCAGTCAGCGAGCGGGAGCCGCTCAACGCGGACGAGATCCTCGACGTCGTCGACGAGCACGACCGGGTCGTGGGGCAGGCGCCGCGGGCGGTGACCTACGCCCGCCGGCTGCGCACCCGGTGTGCGTTCGTCCTGGTCCGGGACGCCGAGGACCGGATCTTCGTGCACCGCCGCACGCCCCGGAAGCTGGTGTTCCCCTCGCACTACGACATGTTCGTGGGCGGGGTGGTCGGCACCGGCGAGAGTTACGACGAGGCGGCGGTGCGGGAGGCCGAGGAGGAGCTGGGGGTGTCCGGGCTGGCCCGCCCGGAGCCGCTGTTCCGGTTCCTGTACGAGACGCCCGAGCACACCTGGTGGTCGGCGGTCTACGAGGTGCGCTGCACGCTTCCGGTGGCGCCTCAGGAGGCGGAGATCGACTGGCATGCCTTCCTGCCCGAGGAGGAGCTGGCCCGGCGGCTGGAGGAGTGGCCGTGGACGCCGGACGGGCTGGCCGCGTACCGGGAGCTGACGGCCCGTCGGGCGGCCGGGGAGATCTGA
- a CDS encoding MBL fold metallo-hydrolase — protein sequence MTDHRRTPTDAGTGAGAVPEPYLTELAPGVHAFVQPDGGWCLNNAGFVTDGTATLVVDTAATERRARLLRRRIAETGAPAPRTVVNTHHHGDHTYGNGVFAPEATIIGHAACRREVLAAGYQLHAVWPEVTYGDIRLTPPEVTFEDRMTVHVGEFEVRLIHPGPAHTPGDTIVWLPRQRVVFTGDLVFHGGTPFVLMGSLSGSLRAIELLRSLGAETVVPGHGPVAGPEVYDEVERYLRFVGELAREGRAAGRTPLEVAREAEPGAFAGLAERERLVANLLRAYAELDGAAPGAPLDVAAGFLAMAEMNGGVLPACHA from the coding sequence ATGACGGACCATCGACGGACCCCCACGGACGCGGGCACGGGCGCCGGCGCGGTGCCCGAGCCCTACCTCACCGAACTCGCCCCGGGCGTCCACGCGTTCGTCCAGCCGGACGGCGGCTGGTGCCTGAACAACGCGGGCTTCGTCACCGACGGCACCGCCACCCTGGTCGTGGACACCGCCGCCACCGAGCGGCGGGCGCGGCTGCTGCGCCGCCGGATCGCGGAGACCGGCGCGCCCGCGCCCCGTACGGTCGTCAACACCCACCACCACGGCGACCACACCTACGGCAACGGCGTGTTCGCGCCCGAGGCGACGATCATCGGGCACGCGGCCTGCCGGCGGGAGGTGCTGGCCGCCGGGTACCAACTGCACGCGGTGTGGCCCGAGGTGACGTACGGCGACATCCGGCTCACCCCGCCGGAGGTCACGTTCGAGGACCGGATGACCGTGCACGTCGGGGAGTTCGAGGTGCGGCTGATCCATCCGGGGCCGGCGCACACGCCCGGTGACACGATCGTCTGGCTGCCGCGGCAGCGGGTGGTCTTCACCGGTGACCTGGTCTTCCACGGGGGCACGCCGTTCGTCCTGATGGGGTCGTTGAGCGGGTCGCTGCGGGCGATCGAGCTGCTGCGGTCGCTGGGCGCGGAGACGGTGGTGCCCGGGCACGGCCCGGTGGCCGGGCCGGAGGTCTACGACGAGGTCGAGCGGTATCTGCGGTTCGTCGGGGAGCTGGCGCGGGAGGGGCGGGCGGCCGGGCGGACGCCGCTGGAGGTGGCCCGGGAGGCGGAGCCGGGCGCGTTCGCCGGGCTGGCGGAGCGCGAGCGGCTGGTGGCCAACCTGCTGCGGGCGTACGCGGAGCTGGACGGCGCGGCCCCGGGGGCGCCGCTGGACGTGGCGGCGGGGTTCCTGGCGATGGCCGAGATGAACGGCGGAGTGCTGCCGGCCTGCCACGCCTGA